A region of the Anolis carolinensis isolate JA03-04 chromosome 1, rAnoCar3.1.pri, whole genome shotgun sequence genome:
ACCAAACTGCTCTTCTATAGTAAAAAATTCCCATCAAGAATTCATCTACAAATTTTCAAAAGCCACAGACATTTCCCGATGTGTGGAGTTTTCCGCTTTCCTTTCAACTCAAGGactaataaatataaaaacagtttcctCTCAATAAAACTGTGGGAAACGATTTATTCAAACAAATCTCAAAGTGAACATCTGCCAGTAAAACAcgggaataaaataaaatgaagtgcTAAAGTGGAATATTGATTACAAAATGATAAAAGACTCAATCGTCAAcaatttgctgtttttcttttaaaagcacaGTGGATTCATAGTGATAGCACCATTGAAAATACTGAATTAACCTTGTACAATCTACCTCACCTCATTTTGATATATCTTCCAGGTATAAGTGTGCAAACATACCAACAATGTAAACTTGAGGTTGTTGGCTGAAGAAGGGGAAGATGGCCAGGGATTATTAGCACCAGCATTAACTATATCACTCAAATTTGGGGTAGGGGGGCATTTGGAAGGCAAGAGTCCCCAAGGCAAGGTCTAGAATTATGTTCAAAAATGGTTTAGATAGGAATGCAAACTAGAAGATATCTCTGTTGGACTCAATTTCACCATGTAAGAATAACTATTGCATGATTCTGTCTTTCATACAGAAATTCTATTTCATGTTGTTGGCATTAATCCAGCAAAATAATCTTTTCACTGGGCGGCACACCTGAAGCTCATAATTACAGAAATATCCAACAACTGCTTTCATGATATGCCATGAAATGCCCCTTGTATTTTTCTGGGGTCAGTGTAACTTTTCAAGAGCCAAGTAGCCTGAAAAGTAATCAATACTTAAAATCTTTctgattacatttttttaaaagcaagttaaaaaaatagtaattttGGCAGTGATACAAGAGATCATTTTATTCTTGAAAGAAGATCCTAAGATTCTTAGTATCTCAAAATAACAGGATAAAGTATTTAAGCATCTTTATCAACCCAGCTTACCATTATCAAATATGATGTAAAACACAGACATTTTCAGTTACAGTTTAGGAAGCAATATCTTAGGGCAAGAATAAGTCAACCTATAATTTCTCCCTGTAGAGGGAGGAATGAATGGAAAATAAAGGATGGATGTAAGACAGCTGGAGAGCAAGGATGCAGGTGGGTTATGGCTTGGAATAATAACCTGGATTTCATTGGTTGCTAACTctgtattttacttttaaaatttttaaaatctatatatgcTTCTCCTTTATGCGCCACTTTCCTCAGTCTACAGATATTTTTCTGGAGACAGTTTGGTAGAATACGCCCCGTAGCAGTGACTCATAGTCAGGCACCCGGAAAAGGTGCCGCTCACCAAAGGCCACGTCATACTCAGCAGTTTTTCCGGTGACAAGCACACGCACATTGGGCTCATTGGCTTGAGTGCCGACCACCAGTACATAGATTTCAATGCCTGCCTGCCGGGCTTCTTGAACTGCCCGCTCAATGGCACTCTGGGTGATGCCTTGAGAATTGCCATCTGAGAAAATGAGCATCCTCTTTTTAGCACCAGAGCGAGAGGATCGGCGGAAGAGGCTGGTCACATAGTTCAAAGCTGCATTCACATCTGTAGCATCattaataaattgcattttgtCAACACTATCAGCAATCACTGTGTAGTTCTGCTCAAATGGAACTTCCAGTTTCTGTTGGGTTCTTCCACTGTATTGGACGACAGAGACACGCACAGCGTCTTCAGTAGGTTTGGCTGCTGAAAGGAATCGTTCTGCAAGGCGTTTCACAAACTTCTTGGTGGTATTGAAATTCCGGCTGCCCACACTGGTAGAACTATCCACAACGAGTGTGATGTCTGTTGGCCCACTAAAAGAGACTGAAAAGaaaggatatatttatttataattcttGTAAGACATATGGTAATGAATTAGGGCCAGTTACAATAATGTGTTTGGCTACTAATACtgacaagaaaatcctgtgataggtgtGCTTTAGGGTCGCcccaagtcagaaatgacttaaaagcaCACACAACTGGTATTTCCCAAGTGTCTGAGACTCAGagcacagttttttttttccaccaCAGAATGGGCACTAGAGGCACACTTCAATCTCACACTCAAAAAGGTTTCCTGTGTAAGAATACCAAGTATCTGAGATGTCATCTCTCCTCTCTTCCTGGATGAGTCAGTTTTCTGGACATATCACTATTCTGGGAAGCAGCAAGTCTAGATCAGCATTCAGCCTCTTACAAAGGTATGTTGCTACACACCTGTGCCAGACATGATCCCATCAGATCTCACATACAAATCCAGGAGAATGATCGTAATGTGCCCCCCCCTCCCATCCCAGCACAGAAAATACCCTCCATGGTTTTGTGTTTGAGTTAAGTGCTATGGGACTGAATCTGCCGCCCCTGGGATCTTTAGGGTCTTCAGATGGCCCACCTCCATCCTCAGGACATTGTCccatttttgtatatatttctgtACCCCTTCTAAAAGGCTGAGGTACTTATAAGGATTACTTAGCACCAGGGAAAGTTTTAAGCTGAAACATGTTGAGATCTTCCCCACCTTTTTTGATTTTGGCCCACGTACCACTGGAATACACTTTCCCCCTTCAAAAACTCAGGCTGAAAAAGGTTCTCCACTCTTACTTTGAATTAGTTTCACAAGAGCCATGGGAATCTTTGAAAATGCTGCTTCAGGTTAGTATTTTTCCACAAACTGCCTTAGATGAACTGCCACAACAACATATTAAGATCCCATGGTATTGCTAGTTGGTGGTTGATAATACTCACTTGGACATGTGTAGTCTGGGCATTTCTTGTCTGTAAAATGAAGAAACAAAATCACATTAAAGTACTTGTTTTATAGGCGGTTGTTCAGTACCAATGCAAGAAAAATGGGCTTCATATGGATCCTTGTATTTTACTGATGATAGGTAGGGCAGCATCCTTCGACACTCGCATTGTGAATGTCCACGAAAGTTATAGTACTGTCCTGCTTGTAACCCTTCTGGTCCATCTACAAATGATCTCACCTGAATGGATCTTAACTGAAAGGATAAAGTGGTTCAAACTCATTTGTTGGATTCTCCTAACTCACTGTAGATTATTTTGGGATGAAAATCTGATATTACATGTGAttcttttttacaaaaacaaTCTTTTTACACAATGACCCAAAGCATGTACACCCACCACACTCAGCACAGCTCTAGGTCAGTTATATACACTCTTCctgtaattatttaaaatataaaatgtttcaTAATGTTTTAATGTCTTAAATGGTTAAATTCTTATTCGTCGGGGTTCATGTTCATATTTTTTGTTTGCAATTGTCTTGATTTTACATGCTTGAGTCCCATTGtgggaaaaagcaggatagaaataattaATTAGCTTTCATGGTTGGCACAGTTGCTTGTGTAGTTCTCCCCATTTGTCTTGTGTATCATAATGCCCAGGATATCTGTACATGCATTTTCTCAACAACGATGTCCTGTCTTAAATATGGTATAGCGATAGTGGTTATAATATACACTGTTCTATATCTGCTGAATAGCAGGTTAATATCCCATGATATTTTGGGACAACTGCTATTTATCCATAAGTGAATAGGCGCAATAGGAAAGTGTATGGCTGGACTAACCTTCCATTCATACAATACTTACAAATGGCATGAAACATGAATGGCCTAGCAAAATCTATTATCAATACTTTCCACCTAAAACCCTCCCAGGTATATGTGGTGACTTCTTTTTTCCCCTGGGAATTTTATATTCATTGTCCTCTTGAGAACTTGCAACTTTCTGGAGCACCAAGCCACAGTTGCTATACCCACCTTTGCAGACTTCGGAGACAACACTCTGTAGGAAAGTGTCATCCAGGAGCTCAGCAAAGTTTTCTCGTTGAATTGACACACCACCACAGGAAATTGTTGATAACtgctcagggtttggaggacctTGGAAAATATCCCCAATGCCCAGGGGAACCACCTGTACAATATTGATAATGATTATATTAATGAACAGCATTATGCATTATCCCAAGAGCAAGTGCACCCTTTACTTTTATCTTTGCCTTCTCCCCACATAATGCTAAGCTCACCTGGGTATTGAATCCACAGAGAGCACTCAATGGTGTTTGGTCCCGAAGGATGTCAGACCTCCCATCGGTGATGACGATGGCCACTCTTTTTTCAGAAGTAAAGCGCTGAGCCAGATTGTCCCTGGTGAACTGAAGAGCCTCCCCAGTATAGGTGCCTCCAGCAATCCAGCGCAAGTTTTTCACAGCCCTTGCAAAAAAACAGTAGGCAGTCTCAGTGCCACCATCAAGAAGTCAAACCTCCTCACTGTCATCTAGATCTGTTTCCCTGTCTCTttgtgccttggcttatatctGTTGCTGATTGATTCAGGTGTAAAACATTAGACTGTATACCATGCTACATGTCATGCTCATGAGAGTGAACTAGAATAGCTATGTCTCTCCTTAGTTGTGAAGGCACCGAAAGCTTAGAAAacatactttttggactacagccccACAGCCTGTGCACATTGTCCCCAAACACAATCATTTCTTTGATCTGTAAGAGTAAAGACCTATTTActtgagaaagaaaaataataatgtaaagtaTTGTTCCCATAAGGATGGGGGAAATCTGGCACTTGTTCTTGCCCTGGCACTTATGCTATATAGTAGGATAGGAATGGCTTTATTAGATATGCTTAAACTCTATGCTGTACTTTAGTAAAGTGTTCACTATTCTGGGAAAAACACAACTATCACAAAATGAGATTTCAGATATAAAACAGAGCAGAAAACCTTTAATTCGTAGGCATTTAATCCCAACTTACTCCTTGAGTGCTCCAATGTTATCAATATTGGCATCTCCCAAGGCCACAAGCTCTTGAGTTTTATCATGGCTGTACTGCACAACACCAACATGGGATTCCCCTGGAGTGAACTGTTAAAAGAAAGTTAGGCATCAAATAAAACTTCTGAGCTGCAATATTTTAAAAGCGCAATCAAAATAAGTAAGGGTGATTTATAATATCTGGGAGCTGTGATGTTTTTAGTCCAGATTGCAGTGGTCCCTTTGAACCTATCCATCTTCCAAAACAGATTTTTGTGGCAACTCTGTCTTTGAAGAAAAGAGTGGGGGTTTATATGTGGCGTCGATTAGATTGGCTATGATTGATTACAAGCCTTACCGTCACATGTTCATCCCTGAGCAACCGGTCGATGACCTTAATAATGAAATCCTTGGCAATCATGAAGTTCTGCAGGCCAATACTCTCTGAACTGTCCAGTACAAACAGAACATCAACAGGACCACACTTGCATTCTGGAACAAAACACAGGGCCACATCAGAAAAGTGGGGGTTTCTTGGCATTTTTGTACTTAATTTCACAACTAATTAGGAAGGTTGTGCTAGGCATCTGTGGAACACAAACATGGTTATATTGATACAGGGGCTGGATGCAGTTGTGACAGCCAGTGAAGTTCTCAAATTAGAATTGTGGAAGCAGACAGCGACAGGAGGATATCACAGGTGGACGTAGCATAGCCTCCACCATTGGACCTGTGTCATGACCTCCTTTCATGGTGTTGTGGGGAACCATGAAAGTAGGTCATACCTTGGCCAGTAGCACACTTGTAACAAGGGAGAGCTGACCAGGACATGGAAAAGAGGTGGGCATGGTGAAGGGGTGGGCCAGGGTAAGGGATGTGAGTAGGGGAGAGGGAAAACAACTTTCTGATGGAACTTTGTTTTGTAACCGTACTGTATGTTTTAAGAACTAAAAGCCTTCCAATCTACCTGTGAGGTGATTTCCTCACTGGAGAGCTGCAGAGCAGGACATAAAGTTCCATCTGATTGTTGTTTTCCCTCTCACCTCCTCATATCTCTCACCCTGCCCCCCCCCCGAAGCTTTCTAGCACTCCCAAAAGATCACTAACTgcacaattttaaaagaaatttatcataatttttgcacatttttctCCCCAAAGCACTCAGAAAACACAACTAACacacaaggtaaaggttttcccttgacattgttTACTTGTGTtcaactgtgggggttggtgcttatctccatttctaagccgaagagccggtgttgtccgtaaacacctccaaggtcatgtggccggcatgactgcgtggagcattgttaccttcccgctggagcggtacctattgatctactcacatttgcatattcttgaactgctacattggcagaagctagggctaacattaCATTATCACACAATAATGTCAAAAAATACAATCACTTATCTCCACAAGAATTCTAGAGCAATTATTTATTCCCAAATATCTCCATTTTCTCTGCAGTCCTTCTCAAAATAGCAATAGGTTATTTCACATCACCATTTTGAGATGGACTACAGAGGAAAGTGGAAGTATTTGATCACCTTGTGGCTTAACGTGTCCCTTAGAGGTAGTCTGGGGGTGGCAATTTGCCTTTTTCTTTCACAACTGTTGCCCACTTCTCCAGGGCATGAATAATTAGCTGAATATGAGTAATGGAGCAAGATAACATAGAAGAGAAAAGGAAACATTGCTAAAGGAGTTATAAAAATCATACTCACCACAGCAAGCTGGGCAATAGGGGGAAAAcacaaaaatggaaaatcagtattttatataaccattgcaaaacaaaacagacaTGGCACTAACCTAGACCTACCTCGGAAGGCAACATATTATAAATAGCTTCAAAATATCTTCTTGCCTAGGAAGTAAACTGAGAAATGCTTCCTATATTTGAGATGTCGGTACTCTCCCTCAGTCCCAGCTTTTAACAAATAGCAAAGAGGAAAATGTAATCAAAATGCCGGAGGCTTAATATGTGTGCATTATGACTGCCCAATTGTTGCTGTTTAATCAACTCCCTGGTTAATTTTCAAACAAGTCATGTTTGGGAAGAAAAGGTACACAAGGGAGTATAAATTACAATGCTATCTAAACATAAGAGAGTTGCTTGTGTACTTGGAAAGGATTATATAGACAACATGTAGAGAACAGGGGAGGCCCAGTTTTGAAACACTGAAGAGTTCACGGACGACATGAATGTGTAGATACTGGGTTTGTAAGTAGCAGAGAAAGGATTTGAACAATCTGGGGAAGTCTTTGGAACCGCTCCTGGTTTTCATTATCTTATTCATTTAGCCTTGACACATTTGCCAAAGCATTGGCTATGACtccgaaaataaaaataaatagatattcATAAATGgagcaaactttgcttttgaatgtgTTATTGTGCCGGCAACTTGGAACAAGAAAATTACATTTTGTGCCAAGGAAAAGTGTGGCCTGGAATAGAACTCCCATGTTCTGACCCTTGGGGTCTGTCCAAGTTGCCATGTTACCTGTCAAAAACTTCACTTACAAGCGTTCAACTAAAGAAGCTTAATCATTTCAAAAATTCCAATGACTTCATAATACATGAAATCTGAAGAAGCTAGGAAATGTTTTATTAGTTATGTACACAAGAcaggaattatttttttaaaagcctaagTACCATACAGCCCATGTGATAGGGTAATGGTTTAGTACAGCTGTTGAATTTTTGAGTTTGGTATCATTTTGGGATGATCTATACAATTAATGCggtttacaccactttaactgccataattgAATGTTTTGGGATCTTTGGATTATGGTAtggtgagacaccagccctcTGGCATAGAAAATGAAAAATTTTGTAAAACGGCAACTCTcatgattacatagcactgagccacatcagtgaaagtggtgttaaatgacattaattctatagtgtagatgcatccttggttAATGTCAGTGGCATTGATATTTGCTCTGCAAAATTTGACATCAAATACTTACAACACATTTTCATGATGATGTCTAAAATTTCACATTCCTAAAAAAACAAAGATGGAACACTGGTGTCAGACAGGGCTTTGAAATAATTCTTCCCCAATTGTCTGATTTCTTCATTCCAACATTAAAAATAGCCGTCATCTTGACAGTCAGTTTAGCAAGTGGGATTCCTGGAGGCTTACAGCACATTAAGTCCAGTCCCGCAATCTGCTGTTTGGAGAGTATTGTAAACTCTTCATGAAAAATGTATTAAATGCTTTACAGAATACAAAATAAGAGACAGGTATCATATAAGGCTAGTTTTACTCACATCTGGTCCAGGAGGGCCTACGGGTCCTGGAGGTCCCTGGAAAACAAAGTGGTTGTAAATAGGCCAGAATTCTCTATTACATCCCATTCCAGAAGGAAAAAATATGTTGGAGAATAGTGTAACAAAAGCAATAGAGGTCTGCAGTGCCTTAATAGTGCATGAAAGAAGTGTTAATCCTTGAGTCTTCAGAGTTATATGGATTACACCAAAACACCTTCTTTTCTATGGTTTTGATCAGATACCAGTTCATAAGACAAGACCAAATATTTGCAGTTAACAAAGTACAAGGCTTTCCATCCTTAATCATATTGGTACCAAAACCTTTCTTAATGACTGGATTTAGTTCTGCAGGGAGAGAtggacactgtagaattaatacagtttgacaccactttaactgcattggcTTAAttatatggaatcttgggagttgtagactgatgaggcaccagcacttttgcaAAACtaaaactgccatgattccataccattgagttgAAGTGGTCTCAAacgacattaattctatagtggagatgcacccaccttaaaaaaaaaaataatgacatGTTGAAACACCTACTTTTGCAGATTATCTCAATCTAGTtcagactttatttatttttatggatATTGTATTCCACACTGATTTGTATTGCTTGATATTGCATGTTCTATTATTGTTATGTGTCTGCTTTGAAAGTTTTGGATGTAAGCAGTTTATTATGATTAAAAAGCATCAGCCCTGTCCCTTCCTTTGTAAATCCATATTTAGTGAAAACATGATTACTTACTGGAGGGCCTTCTGGTCCTCTGTATCCTTTGGCTCCTTTCATACCAACGGTCCCAGTTGCATTGctctggaaaagaaaaataaagagataGCTGTTTATTAGCTGTCAACACTGTCAACTCTTTTCTCTTGAGAAGAAAGGGTTAACTATTGTTGGTGGTAGGAGGGAAAAGTAGGGTCTTTTGTACTCAAACTCCTCATTTTGGCAACAAATATGAAAACCAGCTTATCTGATTACTGAAGATGACTACTTATAGTAAATATTATAGTTTTCCAAGTGTGAaatatcaaaaacaaaacaaaaagtatgACTGGATGAAAAAATACACAGTACATTCTTGTGTTCAATATGAAAATCCAGATGCAAGCAAGAtcatatgtttttaacttttccacAATTATTAAGGGGAGTGGCGATTGTAAGCGGTGACACTTTGTTGCCACCAATTTggatcacagttgtggaaagaagCAAGAGGCTGCTGAACTATATTGTTGGTAAACTGCTTGCAGCTTCAACCTTCATCTGGTTTCCCTTAAGTATCACATCAAGAAAAGATGTAAGGGGGATGGTACATGTGTTTTATGCTGGCCAAAGTACAGAATTAATTTCCTGACAAGTATTAATAATTTTACTCATTACTTACTTCTCTCCCAGGATCTCCAATCTCTCCTTCATCGCCTTTTGGACCAGGATGCCCTTTGGTACCCTGAGGAAGATGGAAACAATACACAGTTTAGAAGATATGCATAACAATAGTGTGATAAAATCTCCTGCAATCAATAGTTTATTGTCCCATAGGCCATAAGCATGCTACATTTCATCTGAGAATGATCTATTATAGAGTGGGAAGGATCACTAGAGAGGTCCAGATTTATTCTGTCCATTGAAACTGGACCATTGGTTTCCAATCCATCCACCTTTCTTACACTGTAAATAATGGAGACATTCTGGGTAAAATGTGAATGTGGATATAGACTTTCCTACACCAAGGTTTTTGCATTCTTCACACTCTGCAATAGTCCTATTGGCCAAGGAAAGCTTTtcaggacagatggcaagctttcCCAACTTCATCtcaaattaattttttaactttaattttttaaagaattctcAACTTCAGTGCATTTGAATATAGAAATTGAGGGAACGATGGAAAATATAGTCCCCCAGAGAGCAACAGTCCCCATGTATAAAGGCTAGGAAAGGGGGGATTTTGGGGGCTACTGGTTAATGATGTGAGCTAGCACAGAAATGCTTACAGCTGAAGATTGTGAGTCTCTGACTTACATTCACACCAGGATCACCTCTGCTGCCAGGATAGCCCTTggggggaaaaaggaagaaaggaagtttaataaggaagaaaagagggaacaGGTTTTGTCAAATGTTCTATCTAAATATTTGCTGTTTAGAATTAAAACTCACTGGGACTCCAGGAAAACCATCTGTGCCATTTCCTGGTGGGCCATCTTCTCCCTAGGAGCAAGTTGAGAAATTAGAAGGGGAGGTCAAGTATAATTTGTTAGTATTTATTTCTTGATGTCAAAACTACATTAGCCATAGCATCTCATGTACAGAAAAAGGGAGAGGAGACCCTTACAAAAATGgcagataacaataataataaatcaccaaAAGCTATGATGATAGACAACTGCACAAACTAGAGAAGAGCCCAAAGTGGCTACACAAAAGTGGTTTTTGGATGGCATGGCAGGAAGCAGATAAAGTTTTCCAAGGCAGGagtgtcatggggccaattcccagagctgagtctgcaagctctggaattggagccataacaacgaGCACTCCTCGAtggctcatgaaaacacctggcagcagagcatgggaacttgtggagtgagaatcaaaacaattataatgactAGTTTGTGTggaaatagtagaaatgtgatacagggggtggggtttggtgatgatatttacgtgtgatgtgacgttgtagcaaaggtgataaaattgattgtatgtaaacattatgtcattctcgacttttcccaagtcgtgtgttcttcaataaagattggttttgatagcagctgtctttgatctgcgttcatgctggtcgcttgaagtgagcgtgacattaagtcgagaatcccattctcaccctcctgcgaagtcgcagtgaagtgaaaatgagcgGAGGGGGCGATCGGAGCCTGAAGGGGGCAGAGGGGCCCTTGCCAGATGTTCGGcagctgggagaggaaacgctacaagccatcgcttcctctaccggctaccccagaccgaatggagtgacccagaggatccccagaggagggagaggcgtCTCGGTggctgcagagaccagttgggggtccggagggagcatgccggagaccgtggccctacggttatccatcttggagaccaacctctcccggctgtcggaaaccgtgggacgattggtgccgttgttggaggagaatctccagagggagcctactcgatacggtgccgaaagagggccgagtaaggacgaggcttggagccaaaggggccagcgcgcatcgacgcagagcccaacggctgcaggcggcgacggagacgaggagtattggcaagagctggagttccgagaaaggatggcgcgcgaggagGATCGCCAGCGAGCTTTGGgaactctgagaccgccaactccaacaggactcccaaccccccgaattggtgtcggggttgaaagaccgctgggaccagggatcgggtccagtgggttggtggAGGAAGGCGAAGAAGAGCCGGAGATCCATGGAGATGGGGAGGATGCACCGTATGACGAAGGGGGGCGAAGCGCGGAGGCTACAGCAGGGCCTGcattcagatgggtggaagggccgacggcaGCGGCAGAAGTCCGAGGAccgcggggaacgaccgccgggCTGGGGCGCGGCGTGGTCAAAGGGTCAGCTCAGGGGAtcctgatgcaacccctccccagaccacccatgcagaggcaacgggccacagaatggatgcctaggagagaggagctcaaactggaatatgGAGGGGAATCGtccgagctgaactttttcctcattggcttcagaggatacatggaggacaatgcgcacacattcccctccgaaggaagcatggttcgggccattggtaatacccttaaaaggggggcggccagctggtatgtgcaattacatgccagacgcgacccgtgcttgaggtcagtgccccaatttctagccgcactggagaaccgatttagagacccgctggagcaattgagggctcgcgaccaactaaaaggaataaagcaaagggacaagacggtacccgagtacgcagaagaattcctccatcttgcggaaagggtaccagagtggtccgaagtgaccaaagtggagatattcaaagaagcactgcgccccgaggtatttagctgggcggcgcacagagatgacccagagacGTTACAGGGCTGGATTCAActagcagggcgcgtcgaatccaccctgtcccaagtaaagcgctttcagagcggcggcagcagcagccagcagagaccggcagcgaggggtcggggagaaacgaggaagcaggagcgacccggagggaggccagggatccccttcaaaggagacgacaacagacctaagccgggatgctttgtatgtgggaagacgggccatc
Encoded here:
- the col6a1 gene encoding collagen alpha-1(VI) chain, with translation MRLAYFFFTLLLQDCFLLRRVLAQGSDVSSNVVTFQDCPVDLFFVLDTSESVALREKPFGALVDNIKQFTTQFIDKLNERYYRCDRNLMWNAGALHYSDEVQLISGLTSMRTGRSGLKDQVSKVVSIGKGTYTDCAIKRGIEELLIGGSHHKENKYMIVVTDGHPLEGYKEPCGGLEDAANEAKHQGIKVFSVAISPNHLESRLSVIATDQAYRRNFTATGPSLRARDIDNTIDTIIDMITKNVEHECCSYECQPARGPPGPAGDPGYEGERGKPGLPGIKGDAGEPGNQGDPGPVGYQGMKGDKGDRGDKGSRGSKGSKGEKGKRGIDGIDGKKGEQGFHGLPGCKGSPGFDGLQGPPGSKGDPGPYGPKGGKGEPGVDGRPGRRGNTGNPGEKGPPGSPGAPGKKGEIGDEGNLGPDGTSGEKGSNGERGAPGTPGNRGTRGGKGDPGPQGEQGREGPYGPPGEPGEAGPPGPKGYRGDEGPSGPEGPKGLPGPPGLPGDTGPMGDRGEDGPPGNGTDGFPGVPGYPGSRGDPGVNGTKGHPGPKGDEGEIGDPGRESNATGTVGMKGAKGYRGPEGPPGPPGPVGPPGPDECEILDIIMKMCSCCECKCGPVDVLFVLDSSESIGLQNFMIAKDFIIKVIDRLLRDEHVTFTPGESHVGVVQYSHDKTQELVALGDANIDNIGALKEAVKNLRWIAGGTYTGEALQFTRDNLAQRFTSEKRVAIVITDGRSDILRDQTPLSALCGFNTQVVPLGIGDIFQGPPNPEQLSTISCGGVSIQRENFAELLDDTFLQSVVSEVCKDKKCPDYTCPISFSGPTDITLVVDSSTSVGSRNFNTTKKFVKRLAERFLSAAKPTEDAVRVSVVQYSGRTQQKLEVPFEQNYTVIADSVDKMQFINDATDVNAALNYVTSLFRRSSRSGAKKRMLIFSDGNSQGITQSAIERAVQEARQAGIEIYVLVVGTQANEPNVRVLVTGKTAEYDVAFGERHLFRVPDYESLLRGVFYQTVSRKISVD